In a single window of the Diachasmimorpha longicaudata isolate KC_UGA_2023 chromosome 16, iyDiaLong2, whole genome shotgun sequence genome:
- the LOC135170104 gene encoding serine/threonine-protein kinase SIK3-like isoform X2, protein MASATTSHNEVSQQFSVNKLIRVGYYELDKTIGKGNFAVVKMATHVVTKSKVAIKIIDKTKLSEENLAKIFREVHIMKRLRHPHIIRLYQVMETEKMIYLVTEYAPGGEIFDHLVRNGRMSESEARRIFKQIVQAVHYLHQNRVVHRDLKAENLLLDADNNIKLADFGFSNEYTPGVPLSTWCGSPPYAAPEIFEGKHYDGPRTDVWSLGVVLYVLVCGALPFDGPTMQLLRAVVISGKFRIPFFMSAECEKLIRHMLVVEPERRLSIIQILTHPWMAGDGLTEPEPGGCSQETIHPQPINQMVIENMLRLPGLDANTLLKSIQGNAFDHVSAIYHLLADRMEFTMQSLPSMQTLPGDYMADGAHQLEKFGETEPECESERIGLNLPPGAPYHATRRHTVGPGDTAHQPSSPYPYACNYSPGGYPPLGLLPMMQCNVDPHMLPQTNLPLNLPLVQNQPPQNFQIKDQHLLKPPPVMGATSSFGRRASDGGANLHVFYQQQHGNGTGNGEESGWSQPGSREHLQSGGSPTLGQCSQTLSVSTGSPDSSGGGSSASSTSGNDRRRRSGLTAVMQRPVINPELVMEVEARMNRAYLPSRLLPCHLRAAGLPHLKKTSLYPVGAGSRDSYKEPTTHVAAERYSPVRRASEGSCPPGPGIQAIQQEYQQLQRLASPSHSPASIPGSPVHERGVAAITQGLSGLTTAPVQGSIVHGTPTQPPTAPLDLSPLRHHRSPATTPVSYSPSNSPALDMIQEEHPVDMLRKIPPQISVTDVLGGQVTLVGCAPSPSPSVDSLEDNFPHYSPLPSFLISEPCDPSRPSITRGIGRLNSVSSPTTEVEVTLSDESSRLNSEAILGRVKQIIDAHATTKGFIFSRQEVAGGGLSLEYPGGVQIELRVCELEEREVKGIKMRRISGDQMQYTQLCQQLISCITV, encoded by the exons ATGGCATCCGCGACGACGTCGCACAATGAGGTTTCACAGCAATTTTCCGTCAACAAACTTATCCGAGTTGGTTATTATGAATTGGATAAAACAATTGGAAAGGGTAATTTTGCTGTTGTCAAAATGGCCACCCATGTCGTTACAAAATCCAAG GTTGCTATCAAGATAATAGACAAGACAAAACTTAGTGAGGAGAATTTAGCTAAAATATTTCGCGAAGTGCACATAATGAAGAGACTGCGACATCCCCACATTATTCGGCTTTACCAAGTAATGGAgactgaaaaaatgatttatttggtAACTGAGTATGCACCTGGTGGTGAAATATTTGATCACCTCGTGCGTAATGGGAGAATGTCCGAATCCGAAGCGAGAAGAATATTCAAGCAGATTGTACAGGCTGTTCACTATCTCCACCAGAATCGGGTCGTTCATCGAGATCTTAAG GCTGAGAATCTACTCCTTGATGCTGACAATAATATTAAACTCGCTGATTTTGGATTCAGTAATGAATATACACCGGGCGTGCCTTTGAGCACTTGGTGTGGTTCACCGCCTTATGCAGCACCCGAAATATTCGAAGGTAAACATTACGATGGCCCAAGAACTGATGTATGGAGTTTGGGAGTTGTACTGTACGTATTAGTCTGTGGGGCATTGCCATTTGATGGGCCAACAATGCAACTGCTTAGGGCAGTCGTTATCTCGGGAAAATTTAGGATACCATTTTTCATGTCTGCTGAGTGTGAGAAATTAATCAGGCATATGCTGGTGGTGGAGCCGGAGAGGAGACTCAGTATTATACAGATTTTGACGCATCCTTGGATGGCTGGCGATGGACTCACTGAGCCGGAACCTGGagg GTGCAGTCAGGAAACTATTCATCCCCAGCCTATTAATCAAATGGTGATAGAGAATATGTTGAGACTGCCTGGCCTGGATGCAAACACTCTCCTAAAATCCATACAAGGAAACGCGTTTGATCACGTATCAGCGATTTATCACTTACTAGCTGACCGTATGGAATTTACAATGCAGAGTTTACCGAGTATGCAGACGCTACCAGGGGATTACATGGCTGACGGTGCCCACCAGTTGGAGAAATTCGGTGAGACTGAGCCGGAGTGTGAGTCCGAGCGTATTGGTCTCAATTTACCTCCTGGTGCACCTTACCACGCTACCAGGAGGCATACCGTGGGCCCCGGCGATACAGCCCACCAACCTTCATCACCCTATCCTTACGCCTGTAATTATTCACCCGGTGGATATCCACCTCTTGGCCTTCTGCCAATGATGCAGTGCAATGTCGACCCACATATGCTACCACAGACTAATTTGCCACTGAATCTTCCGCTGGTGCAAAATCAACCGCCCCAGAATTTCCAAATCAAGGATCAGCATTTACTGAAACCACCACCCGTCATGGGGGCCA CGAGCAGTTTCGGACGAAGAGCCTCGGATGGCGGAGCAAACCTCCACGTATTCTACCAACAGCAGCATGGCAATGGAACAGGAAATGGTGAAGAGAGTGGCTGGAGTCAACCAGGCAGCAGAGAACACTTACAATCT GGAGGAAGCCCCACGTTGGGTCAGTGCTCTCAAACCCTGAGTGTAAGTACAGGGAGCCCAGACAGCAGTGGTGGTGGAAGTAGTGCAAGTTCAACGAGTGGTAACGACAGAAGACGAAGAAGTGGTCTTACAGCTGTTATGCAACGGCCAG TAATAAATCCGGAACTGGTCATGGAGGTGGAAGCTAGGATGAATAGAGCATATCTACCATCGAGACTGCTGCCTTGTCATTTAAGGGCCGCTGGGCTTCCTCATCTCAAGAAAACCTCACTATATCCTGTTGGAGCTG GCAGCAGAGATTCTTATAAAGAACCTACTACTCACGTTGCAGCGGAACGATATTCACCAGTGCGGAGAGCCTCCGAGGGATCCTGTCCACCTGGACCGGGAATTCAGGCTATTCAGCAGGAATATCAGCAGCTACAGAGACTTGCCTCACCTTCGCACAGTCCGGCTAGTATTCCGGGATCTCCGGTTCATGAACGAGGAGTGGCAGCCATTACTCAGG GTCTCAGTGGTCTGACGACAGCACCTGTACAAGGGAGTATTGTTCATGGTACTCCCACACAACCACCCACAGCACCTCTGGACTTGAGCCCATTGCGTCACCACAGGTCGCCAGCAACAACACCAGTCAGCTATTCACCGAGTAACAGTCCTGCTCTCGACATGATCCAGGAGGAACACCCGGTTGACATGCTCAGG aaaataccACCTCAAATATCAGTGACGGACGTTCTTGGTGGTCAAGTAACTCTTGTCGGGTGTGCTCCATCGCCCTCACCATCGGTGGACTCCCTCGAGGATAATTTTCCTCACTACAGCCCACTACCAAGTTTCCTAATATCCGAACCCTGTGATCCATCTCGTCCGAGCATAACCCGGGGAATAGGTCGGCTTAATTCAGTAAGTTCACCGACAACTGAGGTAGAAGTAACATTATCTGATGAATCGAGTCGTCTCAATTCCGAGGCTATACTCGGTCGTgttaaacaaataatagaTGCACATGCAACAACAAAAGGATTTATATTCTCAAGACAGGAGGTTGCTGGTGGTGGACTTAGTCTTGAATATCCTGGAGGTGTACAAATTGAATTGAGAGTTTGTGAATTGGAGGAGCGGGAAGTTAAGGGAATTAAAATGCGACGAATAAGTGGTGATCAGATGCAGTACACTCAACTATGTCAACAATTGATATCTTGCATCACCGTTTGA
- the LOC135170104 gene encoding serine/threonine-protein kinase SIK3-like isoform X1, with protein MASATTSHNEVSQQFSVNKLIRVGYYELDKTIGKGNFAVVKMATHVVTKSKVAIKIIDKTKLSEENLAKIFREVHIMKRLRHPHIIRLYQVMETEKMIYLVTEYAPGGEIFDHLVRNGRMSESEARRIFKQIVQAVHYLHQNRVVHRDLKAENLLLDADNNIKLADFGFSNEYTPGVPLSTWCGSPPYAAPEIFEGKHYDGPRTDVWSLGVVLYVLVCGALPFDGPTMQLLRAVVISGKFRIPFFMSAECEKLIRHMLVVEPERRLSIIQILTHPWMAGDGLTEPEPGGCSQETIHPQPINQMVIENMLRLPGLDANTLLKSIQGNAFDHVSAIYHLLADRMEFTMQSLPSMQTLPGDYMADGAHQLEKFGETEPECESERIGLNLPPGAPYHATRRHTVGPGDTAHQPSSPYPYACNYSPGGYPPLGLLPMMQCNVDPHMLPQTNLPLNLPLVQNQPPQNFQIKDQHLLKPPPVMGATSSFGRRASDGGANLHVFYQQQHGNGTGNGEESGWSQPGSREHLQSGGSPTLGQCSQTLSVSTGSPDSSGGGSSASSTSGNDRRRRSGLTAVMQRPVINPELVMEVEARMNRAYLPSRLLPCHLRAAGLPHLKKTSLYPVGAAGSRDSYKEPTTHVAAERYSPVRRASEGSCPPGPGIQAIQQEYQQLQRLASPSHSPASIPGSPVHERGVAAITQGLSGLTTAPVQGSIVHGTPTQPPTAPLDLSPLRHHRSPATTPVSYSPSNSPALDMIQEEHPVDMLRKIPPQISVTDVLGGQVTLVGCAPSPSPSVDSLEDNFPHYSPLPSFLISEPCDPSRPSITRGIGRLNSVSSPTTEVEVTLSDESSRLNSEAILGRVKQIIDAHATTKGFIFSRQEVAGGGLSLEYPGGVQIELRVCELEEREVKGIKMRRISGDQMQYTQLCQQLISCITV; from the exons ATGGCATCCGCGACGACGTCGCACAATGAGGTTTCACAGCAATTTTCCGTCAACAAACTTATCCGAGTTGGTTATTATGAATTGGATAAAACAATTGGAAAGGGTAATTTTGCTGTTGTCAAAATGGCCACCCATGTCGTTACAAAATCCAAG GTTGCTATCAAGATAATAGACAAGACAAAACTTAGTGAGGAGAATTTAGCTAAAATATTTCGCGAAGTGCACATAATGAAGAGACTGCGACATCCCCACATTATTCGGCTTTACCAAGTAATGGAgactgaaaaaatgatttatttggtAACTGAGTATGCACCTGGTGGTGAAATATTTGATCACCTCGTGCGTAATGGGAGAATGTCCGAATCCGAAGCGAGAAGAATATTCAAGCAGATTGTACAGGCTGTTCACTATCTCCACCAGAATCGGGTCGTTCATCGAGATCTTAAG GCTGAGAATCTACTCCTTGATGCTGACAATAATATTAAACTCGCTGATTTTGGATTCAGTAATGAATATACACCGGGCGTGCCTTTGAGCACTTGGTGTGGTTCACCGCCTTATGCAGCACCCGAAATATTCGAAGGTAAACATTACGATGGCCCAAGAACTGATGTATGGAGTTTGGGAGTTGTACTGTACGTATTAGTCTGTGGGGCATTGCCATTTGATGGGCCAACAATGCAACTGCTTAGGGCAGTCGTTATCTCGGGAAAATTTAGGATACCATTTTTCATGTCTGCTGAGTGTGAGAAATTAATCAGGCATATGCTGGTGGTGGAGCCGGAGAGGAGACTCAGTATTATACAGATTTTGACGCATCCTTGGATGGCTGGCGATGGACTCACTGAGCCGGAACCTGGagg GTGCAGTCAGGAAACTATTCATCCCCAGCCTATTAATCAAATGGTGATAGAGAATATGTTGAGACTGCCTGGCCTGGATGCAAACACTCTCCTAAAATCCATACAAGGAAACGCGTTTGATCACGTATCAGCGATTTATCACTTACTAGCTGACCGTATGGAATTTACAATGCAGAGTTTACCGAGTATGCAGACGCTACCAGGGGATTACATGGCTGACGGTGCCCACCAGTTGGAGAAATTCGGTGAGACTGAGCCGGAGTGTGAGTCCGAGCGTATTGGTCTCAATTTACCTCCTGGTGCACCTTACCACGCTACCAGGAGGCATACCGTGGGCCCCGGCGATACAGCCCACCAACCTTCATCACCCTATCCTTACGCCTGTAATTATTCACCCGGTGGATATCCACCTCTTGGCCTTCTGCCAATGATGCAGTGCAATGTCGACCCACATATGCTACCACAGACTAATTTGCCACTGAATCTTCCGCTGGTGCAAAATCAACCGCCCCAGAATTTCCAAATCAAGGATCAGCATTTACTGAAACCACCACCCGTCATGGGGGCCA CGAGCAGTTTCGGACGAAGAGCCTCGGATGGCGGAGCAAACCTCCACGTATTCTACCAACAGCAGCATGGCAATGGAACAGGAAATGGTGAAGAGAGTGGCTGGAGTCAACCAGGCAGCAGAGAACACTTACAATCT GGAGGAAGCCCCACGTTGGGTCAGTGCTCTCAAACCCTGAGTGTAAGTACAGGGAGCCCAGACAGCAGTGGTGGTGGAAGTAGTGCAAGTTCAACGAGTGGTAACGACAGAAGACGAAGAAGTGGTCTTACAGCTGTTATGCAACGGCCAG TAATAAATCCGGAACTGGTCATGGAGGTGGAAGCTAGGATGAATAGAGCATATCTACCATCGAGACTGCTGCCTTGTCATTTAAGGGCCGCTGGGCTTCCTCATCTCAAGAAAACCTCACTATATCCTGTTGGAGCTG CAGGCAGCAGAGATTCTTATAAAGAACCTACTACTCACGTTGCAGCGGAACGATATTCACCAGTGCGGAGAGCCTCCGAGGGATCCTGTCCACCTGGACCGGGAATTCAGGCTATTCAGCAGGAATATCAGCAGCTACAGAGACTTGCCTCACCTTCGCACAGTCCGGCTAGTATTCCGGGATCTCCGGTTCATGAACGAGGAGTGGCAGCCATTACTCAGG GTCTCAGTGGTCTGACGACAGCACCTGTACAAGGGAGTATTGTTCATGGTACTCCCACACAACCACCCACAGCACCTCTGGACTTGAGCCCATTGCGTCACCACAGGTCGCCAGCAACAACACCAGTCAGCTATTCACCGAGTAACAGTCCTGCTCTCGACATGATCCAGGAGGAACACCCGGTTGACATGCTCAGG aaaataccACCTCAAATATCAGTGACGGACGTTCTTGGTGGTCAAGTAACTCTTGTCGGGTGTGCTCCATCGCCCTCACCATCGGTGGACTCCCTCGAGGATAATTTTCCTCACTACAGCCCACTACCAAGTTTCCTAATATCCGAACCCTGTGATCCATCTCGTCCGAGCATAACCCGGGGAATAGGTCGGCTTAATTCAGTAAGTTCACCGACAACTGAGGTAGAAGTAACATTATCTGATGAATCGAGTCGTCTCAATTCCGAGGCTATACTCGGTCGTgttaaacaaataatagaTGCACATGCAACAACAAAAGGATTTATATTCTCAAGACAGGAGGTTGCTGGTGGTGGACTTAGTCTTGAATATCCTGGAGGTGTACAAATTGAATTGAGAGTTTGTGAATTGGAGGAGCGGGAAGTTAAGGGAATTAAAATGCGACGAATAAGTGGTGATCAGATGCAGTACACTCAACTATGTCAACAATTGATATCTTGCATCACCGTTTGA
- the LOC135170104 gene encoding serine/threonine-protein kinase SIK3-like isoform X6 gives MASATTSHNEVSQQFSVNKLIRVGYYELDKTIGKGNFAVVKMATHVVTKSKVAIKIIDKTKLSEENLAKIFREVHIMKRLRHPHIIRLYQVMETEKMIYLVTEYAPGGEIFDHLVRNGRMSESEARRIFKQIVQAVHYLHQNRVVHRDLKAENLLLDADNNIKLADFGFSNEYTPGVPLSTWCGSPPYAAPEIFEGKHYDGPRTDVWSLGVVLYVLVCGALPFDGPTMQLLRAVVISGKFRIPFFMSAECEKLIRHMLVVEPERRLSIIQILTHPWMAGDGLTEPEPGGCSQETIHPQPINQMVIENMLRLPGLDANTLLKSIQGNAFDHVSAIYHLLADRMEFTMQSLPSMQTLPGDYMADGAHQLEKFGETEPECESERIGLNLPPGAPYHATRRHTVGPGDTAHQPSSPYPYACNYSPGGYPPLGLLPMMQCNVDPHMLPQTNLPLNLPLVQNQPPQNFQIKDQHLLKPPPVMGATSSFGRRASDGGANLHVFYQQQHGNGTGNGEESGWSQPGSREHLQSGGSPTLGQCSQTLSVSTGSPDSSGGGSSASSTSGNDRRRRSGLTAVMQRPVINPELVMEVEARMNRAYLPSRLLPCHLRAAGLPHLKKTSLYPVGAAGSRDSYKEPTTHVAAERYSPVRRASEGSCPPGPGIQAIQQEYQQLQRLASPSHSPASIPGSPVHERGVAAITQGLSGLTTAPVQGSIVHGTPTQPPTAPLDLSPLRHHRSPATTPVSYSPSNSPALDMIQEEHPVDMLRKIPPQISVTDVLGGQVTLVGCAPSPSPSVDSLEDNFPHYSPLPSFLISEPCDPSRPSITRGIGRLNSTGGCWWWT, from the exons ATGGCATCCGCGACGACGTCGCACAATGAGGTTTCACAGCAATTTTCCGTCAACAAACTTATCCGAGTTGGTTATTATGAATTGGATAAAACAATTGGAAAGGGTAATTTTGCTGTTGTCAAAATGGCCACCCATGTCGTTACAAAATCCAAG GTTGCTATCAAGATAATAGACAAGACAAAACTTAGTGAGGAGAATTTAGCTAAAATATTTCGCGAAGTGCACATAATGAAGAGACTGCGACATCCCCACATTATTCGGCTTTACCAAGTAATGGAgactgaaaaaatgatttatttggtAACTGAGTATGCACCTGGTGGTGAAATATTTGATCACCTCGTGCGTAATGGGAGAATGTCCGAATCCGAAGCGAGAAGAATATTCAAGCAGATTGTACAGGCTGTTCACTATCTCCACCAGAATCGGGTCGTTCATCGAGATCTTAAG GCTGAGAATCTACTCCTTGATGCTGACAATAATATTAAACTCGCTGATTTTGGATTCAGTAATGAATATACACCGGGCGTGCCTTTGAGCACTTGGTGTGGTTCACCGCCTTATGCAGCACCCGAAATATTCGAAGGTAAACATTACGATGGCCCAAGAACTGATGTATGGAGTTTGGGAGTTGTACTGTACGTATTAGTCTGTGGGGCATTGCCATTTGATGGGCCAACAATGCAACTGCTTAGGGCAGTCGTTATCTCGGGAAAATTTAGGATACCATTTTTCATGTCTGCTGAGTGTGAGAAATTAATCAGGCATATGCTGGTGGTGGAGCCGGAGAGGAGACTCAGTATTATACAGATTTTGACGCATCCTTGGATGGCTGGCGATGGACTCACTGAGCCGGAACCTGGagg GTGCAGTCAGGAAACTATTCATCCCCAGCCTATTAATCAAATGGTGATAGAGAATATGTTGAGACTGCCTGGCCTGGATGCAAACACTCTCCTAAAATCCATACAAGGAAACGCGTTTGATCACGTATCAGCGATTTATCACTTACTAGCTGACCGTATGGAATTTACAATGCAGAGTTTACCGAGTATGCAGACGCTACCAGGGGATTACATGGCTGACGGTGCCCACCAGTTGGAGAAATTCGGTGAGACTGAGCCGGAGTGTGAGTCCGAGCGTATTGGTCTCAATTTACCTCCTGGTGCACCTTACCACGCTACCAGGAGGCATACCGTGGGCCCCGGCGATACAGCCCACCAACCTTCATCACCCTATCCTTACGCCTGTAATTATTCACCCGGTGGATATCCACCTCTTGGCCTTCTGCCAATGATGCAGTGCAATGTCGACCCACATATGCTACCACAGACTAATTTGCCACTGAATCTTCCGCTGGTGCAAAATCAACCGCCCCAGAATTTCCAAATCAAGGATCAGCATTTACTGAAACCACCACCCGTCATGGGGGCCA CGAGCAGTTTCGGACGAAGAGCCTCGGATGGCGGAGCAAACCTCCACGTATTCTACCAACAGCAGCATGGCAATGGAACAGGAAATGGTGAAGAGAGTGGCTGGAGTCAACCAGGCAGCAGAGAACACTTACAATCT GGAGGAAGCCCCACGTTGGGTCAGTGCTCTCAAACCCTGAGTGTAAGTACAGGGAGCCCAGACAGCAGTGGTGGTGGAAGTAGTGCAAGTTCAACGAGTGGTAACGACAGAAGACGAAGAAGTGGTCTTACAGCTGTTATGCAACGGCCAG TAATAAATCCGGAACTGGTCATGGAGGTGGAAGCTAGGATGAATAGAGCATATCTACCATCGAGACTGCTGCCTTGTCATTTAAGGGCCGCTGGGCTTCCTCATCTCAAGAAAACCTCACTATATCCTGTTGGAGCTG CAGGCAGCAGAGATTCTTATAAAGAACCTACTACTCACGTTGCAGCGGAACGATATTCACCAGTGCGGAGAGCCTCCGAGGGATCCTGTCCACCTGGACCGGGAATTCAGGCTATTCAGCAGGAATATCAGCAGCTACAGAGACTTGCCTCACCTTCGCACAGTCCGGCTAGTATTCCGGGATCTCCGGTTCATGAACGAGGAGTGGCAGCCATTACTCAGG GTCTCAGTGGTCTGACGACAGCACCTGTACAAGGGAGTATTGTTCATGGTACTCCCACACAACCACCCACAGCACCTCTGGACTTGAGCCCATTGCGTCACCACAGGTCGCCAGCAACAACACCAGTCAGCTATTCACCGAGTAACAGTCCTGCTCTCGACATGATCCAGGAGGAACACCCGGTTGACATGCTCAGG aaaataccACCTCAAATATCAGTGACGGACGTTCTTGGTGGTCAAGTAACTCTTGTCGGGTGTGCTCCATCGCCCTCACCATCGGTGGACTCCCTCGAGGATAATTTTCCTCACTACAGCCCACTACCAAGTTTCCTAATATCCGAACCCTGTGATCCATCTCGTCCGAGCATAACCCGGGGAATAGGTCGGCTTAATTCA ACAGGAGGTTGCTGGTGGTGGACTTAG
- the LOC135170104 gene encoding serine/threonine-protein kinase SIK3-like isoform X5, whose translation MASATTSHNEVSQQFSVNKLIRVGYYELDKTIGKGNFAVVKMATHVVTKSKVAIKIIDKTKLSEENLAKIFREVHIMKRLRHPHIIRLYQVMETEKMIYLVTEYAPGGEIFDHLVRNGRMSESEARRIFKQIVQAVHYLHQNRVVHRDLKAENLLLDADNNIKLADFGFSNEYTPGVPLSTWCGSPPYAAPEIFEGKHYDGPRTDVWSLGVVLYVLVCGALPFDGPTMQLLRAVVISGKFRIPFFMSAECEKLIRHMLVVEPERRLSIIQILTHPWMAGDGLTEPEPGGCSQETIHPQPINQMVIENMLRLPGLDANTLLKSIQGNAFDHVSAIYHLLADRMEFTMQSLPSMQTLPGDYMADGAHQLEKFGETEPECESERIGLNLPPGAPYHATRRHTVGPGDTAHQPSSPYPYACNYSPGGYPPLGLLPMMQCNVDPHMLPQTNLPLNLPLVQNQPPQNFQIKDQHLLKPPPVMGATSSFGRRASDGGANLHVFYQQQHGNGTGNGEESGWSQPGSREHLQSGGSPTLGQCSQTLSVSTGSPDSSGGGSSASSTSGNDRRRRSGLTAVMQRPAERYSPVRRASEGSCPPGPGIQAIQQEYQQLQRLASPSHSPASIPGSPVHERGVAAITQGLSGLTTAPVQGSIVHGTPTQPPTAPLDLSPLRHHRSPATTPVSYSPSNSPALDMIQEEHPVDMLRKIPPQISVTDVLGGQVTLVGCAPSPSPSVDSLEDNFPHYSPLPSFLISEPCDPSRPSITRGIGRLNSVSSPTTEVEVTLSDESSRLNSEAILGRVKQIIDAHATTKGFIFSRQEVAGGGLSLEYPGGVQIELRVCELEEREVKGIKMRRISGDQMQYTQLCQQLISCITV comes from the exons ATGGCATCCGCGACGACGTCGCACAATGAGGTTTCACAGCAATTTTCCGTCAACAAACTTATCCGAGTTGGTTATTATGAATTGGATAAAACAATTGGAAAGGGTAATTTTGCTGTTGTCAAAATGGCCACCCATGTCGTTACAAAATCCAAG GTTGCTATCAAGATAATAGACAAGACAAAACTTAGTGAGGAGAATTTAGCTAAAATATTTCGCGAAGTGCACATAATGAAGAGACTGCGACATCCCCACATTATTCGGCTTTACCAAGTAATGGAgactgaaaaaatgatttatttggtAACTGAGTATGCACCTGGTGGTGAAATATTTGATCACCTCGTGCGTAATGGGAGAATGTCCGAATCCGAAGCGAGAAGAATATTCAAGCAGATTGTACAGGCTGTTCACTATCTCCACCAGAATCGGGTCGTTCATCGAGATCTTAAG GCTGAGAATCTACTCCTTGATGCTGACAATAATATTAAACTCGCTGATTTTGGATTCAGTAATGAATATACACCGGGCGTGCCTTTGAGCACTTGGTGTGGTTCACCGCCTTATGCAGCACCCGAAATATTCGAAGGTAAACATTACGATGGCCCAAGAACTGATGTATGGAGTTTGGGAGTTGTACTGTACGTATTAGTCTGTGGGGCATTGCCATTTGATGGGCCAACAATGCAACTGCTTAGGGCAGTCGTTATCTCGGGAAAATTTAGGATACCATTTTTCATGTCTGCTGAGTGTGAGAAATTAATCAGGCATATGCTGGTGGTGGAGCCGGAGAGGAGACTCAGTATTATACAGATTTTGACGCATCCTTGGATGGCTGGCGATGGACTCACTGAGCCGGAACCTGGagg GTGCAGTCAGGAAACTATTCATCCCCAGCCTATTAATCAAATGGTGATAGAGAATATGTTGAGACTGCCTGGCCTGGATGCAAACACTCTCCTAAAATCCATACAAGGAAACGCGTTTGATCACGTATCAGCGATTTATCACTTACTAGCTGACCGTATGGAATTTACAATGCAGAGTTTACCGAGTATGCAGACGCTACCAGGGGATTACATGGCTGACGGTGCCCACCAGTTGGAGAAATTCGGTGAGACTGAGCCGGAGTGTGAGTCCGAGCGTATTGGTCTCAATTTACCTCCTGGTGCACCTTACCACGCTACCAGGAGGCATACCGTGGGCCCCGGCGATACAGCCCACCAACCTTCATCACCCTATCCTTACGCCTGTAATTATTCACCCGGTGGATATCCACCTCTTGGCCTTCTGCCAATGATGCAGTGCAATGTCGACCCACATATGCTACCACAGACTAATTTGCCACTGAATCTTCCGCTGGTGCAAAATCAACCGCCCCAGAATTTCCAAATCAAGGATCAGCATTTACTGAAACCACCACCCGTCATGGGGGCCA CGAGCAGTTTCGGACGAAGAGCCTCGGATGGCGGAGCAAACCTCCACGTATTCTACCAACAGCAGCATGGCAATGGAACAGGAAATGGTGAAGAGAGTGGCTGGAGTCAACCAGGCAGCAGAGAACACTTACAATCT GGAGGAAGCCCCACGTTGGGTCAGTGCTCTCAAACCCTGAGTGTAAGTACAGGGAGCCCAGACAGCAGTGGTGGTGGAAGTAGTGCAAGTTCAACGAGTGGTAACGACAGAAGACGAAGAAGTGGTCTTACAGCTGTTATGCAACGGCCAG CGGAACGATATTCACCAGTGCGGAGAGCCTCCGAGGGATCCTGTCCACCTGGACCGGGAATTCAGGCTATTCAGCAGGAATATCAGCAGCTACAGAGACTTGCCTCACCTTCGCACAGTCCGGCTAGTATTCCGGGATCTCCGGTTCATGAACGAGGAGTGGCAGCCATTACTCAGG GTCTCAGTGGTCTGACGACAGCACCTGTACAAGGGAGTATTGTTCATGGTACTCCCACACAACCACCCACAGCACCTCTGGACTTGAGCCCATTGCGTCACCACAGGTCGCCAGCAACAACACCAGTCAGCTATTCACCGAGTAACAGTCCTGCTCTCGACATGATCCAGGAGGAACACCCGGTTGACATGCTCAGG aaaataccACCTCAAATATCAGTGACGGACGTTCTTGGTGGTCAAGTAACTCTTGTCGGGTGTGCTCCATCGCCCTCACCATCGGTGGACTCCCTCGAGGATAATTTTCCTCACTACAGCCCACTACCAAGTTTCCTAATATCCGAACCCTGTGATCCATCTCGTCCGAGCATAACCCGGGGAATAGGTCGGCTTAATTCAGTAAGTTCACCGACAACTGAGGTAGAAGTAACATTATCTGATGAATCGAGTCGTCTCAATTCCGAGGCTATACTCGGTCGTgttaaacaaataatagaTGCACATGCAACAACAAAAGGATTTATATTCTCAAGACAGGAGGTTGCTGGTGGTGGACTTAGTCTTGAATATCCTGGAGGTGTACAAATTGAATTGAGAGTTTGTGAATTGGAGGAGCGGGAAGTTAAGGGAATTAAAATGCGACGAATAAGTGGTGATCAGATGCAGTACACTCAACTATGTCAACAATTGATATCTTGCATCACCGTTTGA